Proteins encoded by one window of Brevibacterium atlanticum:
- the topA gene encoding type I DNA topoisomerase produces the protein MTTTEKKPRRLVIVESPTKARTIVGYLGDGYDVEASVGHIRDLPTPSELPADMKKGPYGKFAVDVDNGFDPYYRIDPGKKKKVTELKRLLKDADELYLATDEDREGEAIAWHLLEVLKPKIPVKRMVFHEITPEAIERALENTRDIDESLVDAQETRRILDRLYGYEVSPVLWRKIRAGLSAGRVQSVATRLVVERERERMAFVPADYWDLDIDLGLPDGTNPFAANLTTLDGARVATGRDFNDKGQLKTTSATVVDRARAEALATELNGTAKDALTVTAVESKPYSRRPAAPFTTSTLQQEAGRKLRMSARQAMRTAQSLYEHGYITYMRTDSSALSGQAIAAARKQVTELYGPEFVPQSPRQYASKQKSAQEAHEAIRPAGDSFRTPAQVSKQLGGDEFRLYDLIWKRTVASQMADAKGKTATIKVSAALADGHEAGFSASGTVITFRGFLAAYEEGTDASRYDTKSGESRLPQVEEGQALSVVKAEADGHTTAPPPRFTEASLVKQLEELGIGRPSTYAATISVIQDRGYVTTRGNALVPSWLAFSVVRLLEEHFTGLVDYAFTADLESELDRIAMGEEDRNDWLAGFYFGDQTQDREGLKAIVDDLGDIDAREVNTVAISEGVNLRVGRYGPYLEVVSGVEGEDPKRVSVPEDLAPDELTAAKAAELIETQGGEDRELGVDPETGHTIVAKNGRFGPYVSEVLPEPEEKPKRGAKKPKPRTGSLFKSMDLDTIDLETALKLLSLPRVVGQDEEGTDITAQNGRYGPYLKKGTDSRSLTEEEQIFTITLDEALKIYAEPKQRGGRRAAAPLKELGEDPETKKPVVVKDGRFGPYVTDGETNATLRKDDSVEAVTLERAATLLAEKRAKGPAKKKAPAKKTAAKKAPAKKTTAAKKTTAAKTTAAKKSTTAAKKTSSAKPKTP, from the coding sequence GTGACCACAACCGAGAAGAAGCCCCGTCGCCTCGTCATCGTCGAGTCTCCGACGAAGGCGCGAACGATCGTGGGATACCTCGGCGACGGTTATGACGTCGAGGCCTCCGTCGGCCACATCCGCGACCTGCCCACCCCCTCGGAACTGCCCGCCGACATGAAGAAGGGGCCGTACGGGAAGTTCGCCGTCGACGTCGACAACGGCTTCGACCCCTACTACCGGATCGACCCGGGCAAGAAGAAGAAGGTCACTGAACTCAAGCGTCTGCTCAAGGACGCCGACGAACTCTATCTGGCAACGGATGAGGACCGCGAGGGAGAGGCCATCGCCTGGCACCTGCTCGAGGTGCTCAAACCGAAGATCCCCGTCAAGCGCATGGTCTTCCACGAGATCACCCCTGAAGCGATCGAACGTGCTCTGGAGAACACTCGCGACATCGACGAATCCCTCGTCGACGCGCAGGAGACCCGACGCATCCTCGACCGCCTCTACGGCTACGAGGTCTCACCCGTGCTGTGGCGCAAGATCCGGGCGGGCCTGTCCGCCGGACGTGTGCAGTCTGTGGCCACTCGCCTCGTCGTCGAACGCGAACGCGAACGCATGGCCTTCGTCCCCGCCGACTATTGGGACCTCGACATCGATCTCGGCCTGCCCGACGGGACGAACCCGTTCGCTGCGAACCTCACCACCCTCGATGGGGCACGGGTCGCCACCGGACGGGATTTCAACGACAAAGGCCAGCTGAAGACCACCTCGGCGACGGTCGTCGACCGGGCCCGCGCGGAAGCGCTGGCCACCGAACTGAACGGCACCGCCAAGGACGCGCTGACCGTGACCGCGGTGGAGTCGAAGCCGTACTCCCGCCGCCCGGCCGCCCCGTTCACGACCTCGACGCTGCAGCAGGAGGCCGGACGCAAGCTGCGCATGAGCGCCCGCCAGGCCATGCGCACCGCGCAGTCGCTGTACGAACACGGCTACATCACCTATATGCGTACGGACTCCTCGGCACTGTCGGGCCAGGCCATCGCGGCCGCCCGGAAGCAGGTGACCGAACTCTACGGTCCCGAATTCGTCCCGCAGTCGCCGCGCCAGTACGCGAGCAAGCAGAAGTCCGCGCAGGAGGCCCACGAGGCGATCCGCCCTGCCGGTGACTCCTTCCGCACCCCGGCCCAGGTGTCCAAGCAGTTGGGTGGGGATGAGTTCCGTCTCTATGACCTCATCTGGAAGCGCACTGTCGCCAGCCAGATGGCCGACGCGAAGGGCAAGACCGCGACCATCAAGGTCAGCGCCGCGCTCGCCGACGGCCACGAGGCCGGCTTCAGCGCGAGCGGCACCGTCATCACCTTCCGCGGCTTCCTCGCCGCCTACGAAGAGGGCACCGACGCCTCTCGGTATGACACGAAGTCCGGGGAATCGCGACTGCCGCAGGTCGAAGAGGGCCAGGCGCTCTCGGTCGTCAAGGCCGAAGCCGACGGGCACACGACCGCACCGCCGCCGCGCTTCACCGAGGCCAGCCTCGTCAAGCAGCTCGAAGAGCTCGGCATCGGCCGTCCCTCGACGTATGCGGCGACGATCTCGGTCATCCAGGACCGCGGCTACGTGACCACCCGCGGCAACGCCCTGGTGCCCAGCTGGTTGGCGTTCTCCGTCGTGCGGCTGCTCGAAGAGCACTTCACCGGGCTCGTCGACTACGCGTTCACCGCTGACCTCGAGTCCGAACTCGACCGCATCGCGATGGGCGAAGAGGACCGCAACGACTGGTTGGCCGGATTCTACTTCGGCGACCAGACACAGGACCGGGAGGGTCTCAAAGCGATCGTCGACGACCTCGGCGACATCGATGCTCGTGAGGTCAACACCGTGGCCATCAGCGAGGGTGTGAACCTGCGCGTGGGCCGCTACGGCCCCTACCTCGAGGTCGTCTCGGGAGTCGAAGGCGAGGACCCGAAGCGGGTCTCCGTGCCCGAGGACCTCGCCCCCGACGAGCTGACGGCGGCGAAGGCCGCCGAGCTCATCGAGACCCAGGGAGGCGAGGACCGCGAGCTCGGCGTCGACCCGGAGACCGGGCACACCATCGTGGCGAAGAACGGGCGCTTCGGCCCCTACGTCTCCGAGGTGCTTCCTGAACCCGAGGAGAAGCCGAAGCGTGGTGCCAAGAAGCCGAAGCCGCGCACCGGATCCCTGTTCAAGTCGATGGATCTCGACACGATCGACCTCGAGACCGCGCTCAAGCTGCTCAGCCTGCCGCGCGTCGTCGGCCAGGACGAAGAGGGCACGGACATCACCGCGCAGAACGGTCGCTACGGACCGTATCTGAAGAAGGGCACGGACTCCCGGTCGCTGACCGAGGAGGAGCAGATCTTCACCATCACCCTCGATGAGGCGTTGAAGATCTATGCCGAACCGAAGCAGCGCGGCGGCCGTCGTGCCGCGGCTCCGCTCAAGGAACTCGGCGAGGACCCGGAGACGAAGAAGCCCGTCGTCGTCAAGGACGGCCGGTTCGGTCCTTACGTCACCGACGGGGAGACGAACGCGACCCTGCGCAAGGACGACTCCGTCGAGGCCGTGACCCTCGAACGCGCCGCGACCCTGCTGGCCGAGAAGCGCGCGAAGGGACCGGCGAAGAAGAAGGCCCCGGCCAAGAAGACGGCGGCGAAGAAGGCTCCTGCGAAGAAGACCACCGCGGCGAAGAAGACCACCGCGGCGAAGACGACGGCGGCGAAGAAGTCGACGACGGCTGCGAAGAAGACGAGCTCGGCGAAGCCGAAGACTCCCTGA
- a CDS encoding GNAT family N-acetyltransferase yields the protein MTVTVREARPADLPDILRLVHGLAVYEKEPDAVEATEADFAAVMFPADGHPNTFGLVAEADGQIIGIAIWFHTFSTWTGKNGIWLEDLFVSPEHRGSGAGTALLGRLAQICQERGYTRLEWCVLKWNTPSIGFYESLGAKAQDEWETYRLDGDALTEFADSVTS from the coding sequence ATGACCGTCACCGTCCGTGAAGCCAGGCCCGCGGATCTGCCCGATATTCTTCGACTCGTCCACGGGCTGGCCGTCTATGAGAAGGAACCGGACGCGGTGGAGGCCACGGAAGCAGACTTCGCCGCGGTGATGTTCCCCGCTGACGGCCATCCGAACACCTTCGGTCTCGTCGCCGAGGCGGATGGGCAGATCATCGGCATCGCGATCTGGTTCCACACGTTCTCCACCTGGACCGGCAAGAACGGCATCTGGCTCGAGGACCTGTTCGTCTCCCCCGAGCATCGCGGGTCCGGTGCCGGCACAGCCCTGCTCGGTCGGCTCGCCCAGATCTGCCAGGAGCGGGGATACACCCGCCTCGAGTGGTGCGTCCTCAAGTGGAACACCCCCTCGATCGGGTTCTACGAATCGTTGGGCGCGAAGGCTCAGGACGAATGGGAGACCTACCGCCTCGACGGGGATGCGCTCACGGAATTCGCTGACTCGGTGACCTCTTGA
- a CDS encoding lipoate--protein ligase family protein yields the protein MHTDTTAMTTVAAEGLGPVEELAFARVLLDSVKAGRRSATLRMYRPAPTLAFGARDRFLPGFAAAIEAARDHGFTPALRSLGGRAAAYHQGSLVIDHIEPSDSFITNTNARFTGFGLDYVEVLRGIGVDARLGEIPGEYCPGEHSVNVAGRIKAIGTAQRVISGAWLFSSSVVVEDPDPIRAVLTDVEAALGVDWDPATGGSISEIHPEVTTDTVAEAFAAYYASADPQSPQSPTAEEVAELAGYVDKHVL from the coding sequence GTGCACACAGATACGACCGCGATGACCACGGTGGCCGCCGAGGGCCTCGGCCCCGTCGAGGAACTGGCCTTCGCTCGCGTCCTCCTCGATTCGGTCAAGGCCGGCAGGCGGAGTGCGACACTGCGGATGTATCGGCCCGCACCCACCCTGGCCTTCGGCGCCCGCGACCGGTTCCTGCCCGGTTTCGCCGCCGCCATCGAAGCGGCCCGGGACCACGGTTTCACTCCTGCGCTGCGCAGCCTCGGCGGGCGTGCCGCTGCCTACCATCAGGGATCGCTCGTCATCGATCACATCGAACCGAGCGATTCGTTCATCACGAACACGAATGCCCGGTTCACCGGCTTCGGTCTCGACTACGTCGAGGTGCTGCGCGGCATCGGCGTCGACGCCCGCCTCGGCGAGATCCCCGGCGAGTACTGCCCCGGCGAACACAGCGTCAACGTCGCCGGGCGGATCAAGGCCATCGGCACTGCACAGCGCGTCATCTCCGGCGCGTGGCTGTTCTCCTCCTCCGTGGTCGTCGAGGATCCGGACCCCATCCGCGCGGTCCTCACCGACGTCGAGGCCGCGCTCGGCGTCGACTGGGATCCCGCGACGGGCGGGTCGATCAGTGAGATCCATCCCGAGGTCACGACCGATACCGTCGCCGAGGCGTTCGCCGCCTACTATGCCTCCGCCGATCCGCAGTCGCCCCAGTCCCCCACCGCCGAGGAGGTGGCGGAGTTGGCCGGCTACGTGGACAAGCACGTGCTGTGA
- the tmk gene encoding dTMP kinase, translated as MLTTTGHRLPGAPGRLVTETAAWGALITLVAISYVVAGTSGLTDTVGGRAFTTIAESISAGEFDNRMGSLSLLIVFALSCAGLFIPTKVFAARPPAVRKTALSISAIVEAALLIVLSLAPSAWLTWIAGLFLGAVVGLLMSINPFTNEKPWRRVGIPAAVLVFVSCAFQILGGSAAGTQALGWMSLLVGIGIVIGAIIIFLTPERALHAETATTGSFPELKARVARPPEAIANPWVCVGLFAVLGATFILAQPTAVGHGYGQAGFALIIACSLVGWAIGFEMGPTFAPGMSRPRVSTFALLVAGVLLLATGAIGELSGKVVLSAVIAFLVGIGVRAQPYDFSRRYGAVGGAGLAIVINALDLGGTVDVGSSPDWVLAPSDVTFLVFGIAALIAGVIGLFTFDPHKLQGLSVDIVHGFRPPNQAESSAGGLSNSAERLGAGFFIAVEGGDGSGKTTQIKRISRALADDGYHVESTREPGGTELGTKIRSVLFDAEPPSTRTEALLFAADRAHHVASLVDPSLDEGAIVITDRYIDSTIAYQAAGRSFDEKTILALSRWATQGLVPHLTIVLDIEPEVSAERMGKRGESNYLDEENQQFHQRVRQTYLSRAHKEPDRYVVLDASVGADELTGQILQAIRARLPQALVTRDGAAGSDSTVAEVGAEQSADVPSDSDADSVSAAGQNEDSAADPLDPERAESSSAAAAESDGEQVTDADSDDASTSDPDAGSWHERGPRFVPVTNDRFIPNSITDDEAAHSGAIPTERVDLGADLREDVAASASETTASSPAKTSTGEDDSTTVLPARGLTADALIDDTDDEDGVPTDRIETDDAETDDAETDDPDEAETRVVKQVDPEEAETRVVERSSRDQQGDPGDSHVDGDRVDTTDDAETTVLPVRSARDMSRERLQAQAEIERQARERLRRQRERNNRRFNNPEGS; from the coding sequence ATGTTGACGACTACAGGACACCGACTGCCCGGAGCCCCCGGCCGATTGGTCACCGAGACCGCCGCCTGGGGTGCCCTGATCACTCTGGTCGCGATCAGCTATGTGGTCGCAGGCACCAGCGGGCTGACGGACACAGTGGGCGGTCGCGCGTTCACCACGATTGCCGAGTCCATCAGTGCCGGCGAGTTCGACAACCGCATGGGCAGCCTGTCGCTGCTCATCGTCTTCGCCCTCTCCTGCGCCGGCCTCTTCATCCCCACCAAGGTCTTCGCCGCTCGGCCACCCGCCGTGCGCAAGACCGCACTGAGCATCTCCGCCATCGTCGAGGCGGCCCTGCTCATCGTTCTCAGCCTCGCCCCGAGCGCATGGCTGACCTGGATCGCAGGTCTGTTCCTCGGTGCCGTGGTCGGACTGCTCATGAGCATCAACCCGTTCACGAACGAGAAGCCCTGGCGGCGTGTGGGAATTCCCGCGGCGGTCCTCGTCTTCGTCTCCTGTGCGTTCCAGATCCTCGGCGGTTCGGCCGCGGGTACGCAGGCGCTGGGATGGATGAGCCTGTTGGTGGGCATCGGCATAGTCATCGGCGCCATCATCATCTTCCTCACCCCCGAACGGGCCCTGCACGCGGAGACCGCGACCACCGGTTCGTTCCCCGAGCTCAAGGCTCGCGTGGCCAGACCGCCGGAGGCGATCGCGAACCCCTGGGTGTGCGTCGGACTCTTCGCCGTCCTCGGCGCGACCTTCATCCTGGCTCAGCCCACAGCGGTCGGTCACGGCTACGGGCAGGCCGGATTCGCGCTCATCATCGCGTGCAGCCTCGTCGGATGGGCGATCGGATTCGAAATGGGACCGACCTTCGCCCCCGGCATGTCGCGTCCCCGCGTGTCCACCTTCGCACTCCTCGTCGCCGGCGTCCTGCTGCTGGCGACCGGAGCCATCGGAGAACTCTCCGGCAAGGTCGTGCTGTCGGCGGTGATCGCGTTCCTCGTCGGCATCGGCGTGCGTGCCCAGCCCTACGACTTCTCCCGCCGGTATGGGGCCGTCGGCGGTGCGGGCCTGGCCATCGTCATCAACGCGCTCGACCTCGGCGGCACCGTCGACGTCGGTTCGAGCCCTGACTGGGTGCTCGCCCCCAGCGATGTCACCTTCCTCGTCTTCGGCATCGCCGCGCTCATCGCCGGCGTGATCGGTCTCTTCACCTTCGATCCGCACAAGCTGCAGGGTCTGTCCGTGGACATCGTCCACGGCTTCCGCCCGCCCAATCAGGCCGAGAGCTCGGCCGGTGGGCTGAGCAATTCGGCCGAGCGCCTCGGTGCCGGGTTCTTCATCGCCGTCGAAGGCGGGGACGGGTCGGGCAAGACCACCCAGATCAAGCGGATCTCCCGTGCTCTGGCCGATGACGGCTACCATGTGGAGTCCACTCGCGAACCCGGCGGAACCGAGCTGGGCACGAAGATCCGGTCCGTCCTCTTCGATGCCGAACCGCCGAGCACCCGCACCGAGGCGCTGCTCTTCGCCGCTGACCGTGCCCACCATGTGGCATCGCTGGTCGATCCCAGCCTGGACGAGGGCGCCATCGTCATCACCGATCGGTACATCGATTCGACGATCGCCTACCAGGCAGCCGGCCGCAGCTTCGACGAGAAGACGATCCTCGCGCTGAGCCGGTGGGCCACCCAGGGATTGGTCCCGCATCTGACGATCGTCCTCGACATCGAGCCCGAGGTTTCCGCCGAGCGGATGGGCAAGCGCGGTGAGAGCAATTATCTCGATGAGGAGAACCAGCAGTTCCACCAGCGTGTTCGCCAGACCTACCTGTCGCGTGCCCACAAGGAACCCGACCGTTACGTCGTCCTCGACGCCTCGGTGGGAGCCGATGAGCTGACCGGGCAGATCCTGCAGGCGATCCGAGCTCGGCTGCCGCAGGCACTCGTCACCCGTGACGGTGCTGCCGGCAGTGATTCCACCGTCGCCGAGGTGGGGGCTGAGCAGTCAGCGGATGTGCCGTCCGACTCGGATGCCGATTCCGTGTCGGCAGCGGGGCAGAACGAGGATTCGGCCGCCGATCCACTCGACCCGGAGAGGGCTGAATCATCGTCCGCCGCGGCTGCGGAGTCGGACGGTGAACAGGTCACGGATGCGGACTCGGACGACGCTTCGACCTCCGACCCCGATGCCGGTTCATGGCATGAGCGCGGACCGCGCTTCGTGCCGGTGACCAACGATCGCTTCATCCCCAACTCCATCACCGACGACGAGGCCGCGCACTCCGGAGCCATCCCCACCGAACGGGTCGACCTCGGTGCTGATCTGCGCGAGGACGTGGCCGCCTCGGCGAGCGAGACGACGGCATCGTCGCCCGCGAAGACCTCGACCGGCGAGGACGACTCCACGACGGTGCTGCCCGCACGCGGACTCACCGCCGACGCGCTCATCGACGACACCGACGACGAGGACGGTGTGCCGACCGACCGCATCGAGACGGACGACGCGGAGACGGACGACGCGGAGACGGACGATCCCGACGAGGCCGAGACCCGTGTGGTCAAGCAGGTCGACCCGGAGGAAGCGGAGACACGGGTCGTCGAACGCTCCAGCCGTGACCAGCAGGGCGACCCGGGCGACTCGCACGTTGACGGCGACCGCGTCGACACGACCGACGACGCAGAGACCACGGTCCTGCCGGTCCGCAGCGCCCGCGACATGAGCCGCGAACGCCTGCAGGCACAAGCCGAGATCGAACGACAGGCCAGGGAACGGCTGCGCAGACAGCGCGAACGCAACAACCGCCGCTTCAACAACCCGGAGGGATCCTGA
- a CDS encoding DNA polymerase III subunit delta': MSVFDELVGQDDVVTQLGYALDDPTAMTHAWLFTGPPGSGRSNAARAFAAALISGGTESNDVTSRVLSGHHESLTIMSTQKSVIAIDEVRELVATAQSAPVNSQWRVVIIEDADRMMERTANVLLKAIEEPPPATVWLLCAPSPIDVLTTIRSRCRPVRLRIPSREAVAQLLMQRDNVSEERAQWAAAVAQNHIGRAKHLALNESADAERRQILAIPGKLTSVGATIRLAGRIVDEAAETAKSRVEERNAAERSDLMTTLGIEGEKTIPPSARAQIRKLEEEQKRRSVRARNDELDRIFLELMSLYRDILMYQLGIREGWINAGEVDLIAEQANRDGPDTTLLRIDAITEARRRLQTNMSPVLIVESAFVLLSNPWLQDDRTGAL; the protein is encoded by the coding sequence GTGAGCGTCTTCGATGAACTCGTCGGCCAGGACGACGTGGTCACCCAGCTCGGCTACGCCTTGGACGATCCGACCGCGATGACCCACGCATGGCTCTTCACCGGCCCACCCGGATCGGGACGCTCGAACGCCGCCAGGGCGTTTGCCGCCGCTCTGATCTCGGGCGGGACGGAGTCGAATGATGTGACGTCCAGGGTGCTCTCGGGGCACCACGAATCACTGACGATCATGTCGACGCAGAAGTCGGTCATCGCGATCGACGAGGTCAGGGAGCTCGTGGCGACGGCACAGTCGGCGCCGGTGAACTCGCAGTGGCGCGTCGTGATCATCGAGGACGCCGACCGGATGATGGAGCGCACCGCGAACGTGCTGCTCAAAGCCATCGAAGAGCCGCCGCCTGCGACGGTGTGGCTGCTGTGCGCGCCCAGCCCGATCGATGTGCTCACCACCATCAGGTCGCGGTGTCGACCGGTGCGTCTGCGGATCCCCTCGCGGGAGGCTGTGGCTCAGCTGCTGATGCAGCGTGACAACGTCAGCGAGGAACGGGCGCAGTGGGCTGCGGCCGTGGCCCAGAACCACATCGGCCGGGCAAAGCACCTGGCCTTGAACGAATCGGCCGACGCCGAACGCAGACAGATCCTCGCCATACCGGGCAAACTCACTTCGGTAGGGGCGACGATCCGGCTGGCCGGGCGCATCGTCGACGAAGCTGCGGAGACGGCGAAGTCGCGTGTCGAGGAGCGCAATGCCGCCGAACGCAGCGATCTGATGACCACCTTGGGAATCGAGGGGGAGAAGACCATTCCGCCCTCGGCCAGAGCCCAGATCAGAAAGCTCGAGGAAGAGCAGAAGAGGCGTTCCGTGCGGGCACGCAACGACGAGCTCGACCGGATCTTCCTCGAACTGATGAGCCTCTACCGCGACATTCTCATGTACCAGCTGGGGATCCGCGAAGGATGGATCAATGCCGGCGAGGTCGACCTCATCGCCGAGCAGGCGAACCGGGACGGACCGGATACGACTCTGCTGCGCATCGACGCGATCACCGAGGCCAGGCGGCGTCTGCAGACGAACATGTCCCCGGTTCTCATCGTCGAATCCGCGTTCGTTCTGCTGTCCAATCCCTGGCTGCAGGACGACCGCACCGGAGCACTCTGA
- a CDS encoding M20/M25/M40 family metallo-hydrolase has product MAEFDSDDFMSDFQALIECESFSNDPESLARSARLVSRIGTGLLGAAPRIIDTDGHPHVLWRFGTGPRRVVLIGHHDTVWPTGTLTDFPYSVKDGVVRGPGADDMKGGLLIALYALAKVRAEQGSLDGVSLLITADEELGSPGSRTIIEEEARGAMAALVFESGAADGAVKIARKGVAIYQLEVTGLAAHAGVEPEKGINATIEVANQIVEIAKLHRPSAGTSVVPTVMSSGSTTNTVPAKAVVGIDSRAASASEQVRIDDALRTLSPTVAGAKVELKGGINRAPLEEDMAMGLYARAQRLAGKLGHPPLRSVAVGGGSDGNFTAGVGTPTLDGLGTVGGGSHARTEHALQIWIPRRVELTAALVTELLSEA; this is encoded by the coding sequence GTGGCAGAGTTCGACTCCGACGACTTCATGAGTGACTTCCAGGCGCTCATCGAATGCGAGTCGTTCTCCAACGACCCCGAATCTCTGGCCCGCAGCGCCCGGCTCGTCTCCCGCATCGGCACCGGGCTCCTCGGCGCCGCTCCCCGCATCATCGACACCGACGGCCACCCGCACGTACTCTGGCGTTTCGGCACCGGCCCTCGCAGAGTCGTCCTCATCGGCCACCACGACACCGTCTGGCCGACCGGAACGCTCACAGACTTCCCGTACTCGGTCAAGGACGGAGTCGTCCGCGGCCCCGGCGCCGACGATATGAAGGGCGGACTGCTCATCGCCCTCTATGCGCTGGCGAAGGTCCGTGCCGAACAGGGCAGCCTCGACGGAGTCAGCCTCCTCATCACCGCCGACGAAGAACTCGGCTCCCCCGGCTCCCGAACGATCATCGAGGAGGAGGCGCGCGGCGCGATGGCCGCGCTCGTCTTCGAAAGCGGAGCAGCAGACGGTGCGGTGAAGATCGCCCGCAAGGGCGTCGCGATCTACCAGCTCGAAGTCACCGGCCTCGCCGCCCATGCCGGTGTCGAACCGGAGAAGGGCATCAACGCCACCATCGAGGTGGCCAATCAGATCGTCGAGATCGCGAAACTGCACAGACCCTCGGCGGGCACCTCGGTCGTGCCGACGGTGATGTCGAGCGGATCGACGACGAACACGGTGCCGGCCAAGGCCGTCGTCGGGATCGACTCGAGAGCAGCCTCGGCGAGTGAGCAGGTGCGCATCGACGACGCACTGCGCACACTGAGCCCCACCGTCGCCGGCGCGAAGGTCGAACTCAAGGGCGGAATCAACCGGGCCCCGCTCGAAGAGGACATGGCCATGGGACTCTACGCCCGGGCCCAGCGCCTCGCCGGGAAGCTCGGGCACCCTCCCCTGCGTTCCGTCGCCGTCGGCGGCGGGTCGGACGGGAACTTCACCGCCGGAGTCGGCACCCCGACCTTGGATGGTCTCGGCACCGTCGGCGGAGGCTCCCATGCGCGCACCGAGCACGCTCTTCAGATCTGGATACCCCGCCGAGTCGAACTCACCGCCGCCCTCGTGACGGAACTCCTCTCAGAGGCCTGA
- a CDS encoding DUF3841 domain-containing protein, with the protein MAAYRKPRRTGQLRAFGAIPAVPWFLAPFAFALSSRRCRAGQAKNDAVTLCTFQSREAYEVLQEEGVLIGDATRGWDEFQEACLWLDRTMGSRGISGPAGALLWFWPDPSGRRIRSHARQARGDVMLTVRLPTERFLVSEFVDWHSVLNRTLHVPQRIGETETDWDQRSRQQWNDFKARAGELVRGPTDRLPTDLRAELERSWLQIFDPTTWHPDSTLQATARELPSSEIVSAVRIL; encoded by the coding sequence ATGGCCGCTTACCGGAAGCCTCGGAGGACTGGTCAGCTACGTGCATTCGGTGCCATTCCCGCGGTGCCGTGGTTCCTCGCGCCATTCGCATTCGCGCTCAGCAGCCGCAGGTGCAGAGCCGGACAAGCGAAGAACGATGCTGTGACTTTGTGCACTTTTCAGTCTCGCGAGGCTTATGAGGTGCTTCAGGAAGAGGGAGTGCTGATAGGCGACGCGACTCGTGGATGGGACGAGTTCCAGGAAGCCTGCCTTTGGCTGGATCGCACCATGGGCAGCCGAGGGATCTCCGGTCCTGCCGGCGCTCTTCTCTGGTTCTGGCCCGATCCTTCGGGGCGGAGAATCCGCTCCCATGCGAGGCAGGCCAGGGGAGACGTCATGCTCACGGTCAGACTTCCCACCGAAAGATTTCTTGTCAGCGAGTTCGTTGACTGGCACAGTGTGCTCAATCGCACGCTGCACGTTCCTCAGCGAATCGGTGAGACCGAAACTGACTGGGACCAGCGGTCGAGGCAACAGTGGAATGATTTCAAGGCAAGGGCGGGCGAACTCGTACGAGGACCGACCGACAGATTGCCGACAGACCTGCGCGCCGAACTGGAGAGGTCATGGCTCCAGATCTTCGACCCAACGACGTGGCATCCCGACTCGACCCTGCAGGCCACAGCGCGTGAGCTGCCGAGCTCGGAAATAGTCAGCGCGGTGCGAATCCTCTGA